The Rhipicephalus sanguineus isolate Rsan-2018 chromosome 7, BIME_Rsan_1.4, whole genome shotgun sequence genome includes a window with the following:
- the LOC119398539 gene encoding ATP-dependent DNA helicase PIF1-like gives MCTHNAYVSCATTGKAAVATGGLTVRAAFKLSMRTDGGLRDGDLNSFRSTFTNIKCVIVVECSMMSSDTLARVDDRLWQITVSYNEPFGGLDLIMCGDSRQLPPVRANEVYKRSRTRDNIFNMHVTWHHLSHFPLTQVVRQSDANCSTALSKVGDGRVLEKEEVDMLQARFFSKDDAKLHCPHGVRLFHCNKEDEAYNTQDAAQGVDAIYEANADETIVGYCSDADSKSAKRRLRHLTISEVDNLPRRFVLCSGKPYMLTLNIDVSNGLGNGAVGQLKHGQLDELGLPKRLWLHFPSKAPGNIARVKSKTIREVAGPVVPVDSVPIELRTATITLDKKRMFLAVASTSL, from the coding sequence ATGTGCACGCACAACGCGTATGTCTCGTGCGCCACAACAGGTAAGGCAGCGGTTGCCACCGGCGGACTCACCGTGCGCGCCGCGTTCAAGCTGAGTATGCGCACCGACGGGGGCTTGCGCGATGGAGACCTCAACTCCTTCCGTTCAACATTCACCAACATCAAGTGTGTCATTGTTGTCGAATGCAGCATGATGAGCAGCGACACTCTCGCACGTGTGGACGACCGTCTGTGGCAGATAACTGTAAGCTACAATGAGCCTTTCGGTGGCTTGGACTTGATCATGTGCGGTGACTCGCGCCAGCTTCCCCCCGTTCGCGCAAACGAGGTGTACAAACGCAGTAGGACACGGGACAACATCTTTAACATGCACGTCACTTGGCATCACCTCTCCCACTTTCCACTTACGCAAGTCGTCCGCCAGAGCGACGCCAACTGTTCCACCGCCTTGTCTAAGGTCGGCGATGGTCGTGTGCTCGAAAAGGAGGAAGTCGACATGCTTCAGGCCCGCTTCTTCTCCAAGGACGACGCGAAGCTCCACTGCCCTCACGGCGTCAGGCTGTTCCATTGCAACAAGGAAGATGAGGCGTACAACACGCAGGATGCCGCCCAGGGCGTGGACGCTATTTACGAGGCTAATGCAGACGAAACCATTGTCGGCTACTGCAGTGATGCCGACTCTAAGAGTGCGAAGCGTCGGTTACGCCACCTTACCATTTCTGAGGTTGACAACTTGCCGCGAAGATTTGTGCTATGTTCAGGAAAGCCATACATGCTTACCCTCAACATTGACGTGTCCAACGGCTTAGGTAATGGAGCGGTAGGTCAACTCAAGCACGGGCAGTTGGATGAACTGGGCCTCCCTAAACGCCTTTGGCTCCACTTTCCTTCTAAAGCACCAGGCAACATTGCACGAGTCAAGTCGAAGACTATTCGCGAAGTTGCAGGCCCTGTCGTGCCTGTCGACTCTGTGCCCATCGAACTGCGCACCGCCACCATCACTTTGGACAAAAAACGCATGTTTCTTGCCGTCGCAAGCACTTCCCTGTAA